AGAACTGATCCAGGCCAATCTGCAGCGCTTCAAGCAAGGCCGGATGACCGTAGCCGTTGCTCATCGCCTGTCCACCATCAGGCACTGCGATGAGATACTTGTCCTGGTGGAGGGCACCATTGCCGAGCGTGGCACCCATGAGAGCCTGCTGGAAGAGGGCGGGGTCTATGCAGGGCTCTGGCGGGTGCAGAGCGGAGAGATGGATAACAAGGGGAACTGAGACACCGGGGACTGATCCCTGTCACTAAATCAGAACTTGCTGGTGTGAGCTGGCTGGATCGCTAAAGTGATGCTCAACTGCTTTTCCCGTCGATCTGAACAAGCTTGGCGGGTTGTGGTACATCAGCCGCAAGCTGGGCGGCCAAGGCCGCTCCCCAGAGCCCGCTGTCCTCGTTGGTGTTCAAAAAGATCGGAATATCCCGCAGAAGTTCCCCGTAATTTGGATTATTGTGAAATTCACGCAGGAACTCCGGATGCTGGACCAGGATTGGATTTTTCGCGGCCACGCCTCCGGCAATGTACATTCCTCCCGTTGCCAGGACATTGAGGGCAAAATGGCGGCAGACACGGCCGTAGAATCGTGTAAACCACTGAAGAACCGGAGATTCGTCGTTCATGGCCGCTGCAGCCTGGTGCGGCAAAACCTTTTTTCCAAAATGGAAATGGTGCAGCAAGGCCAGTCCTTGTCCGGATACGATCACATCCGCATAGACATAATCCAATCCCAAGCGCTGCATCACAAATCGTTCATAGCTGCGTTCCTCATGATTGGTGAACGCAAACGCGGCATGTCCCGCTTCCGAAGGTAACGCGAGATAGCGTTCCTCCGTCAGAGGCACCAGCATGCCATGCCCCAAACCCGTTCCGGCTCCGATCACGCCCACCACGCCTTGATTGTCGGGGCGACCTTCGTTAATCGGCACTGCCTGATCCACTGCCCCGGTTTTGCACGCATACGCCTGAGCCGCGAAGTCGTTCAGGATGATCGTTGTTTTCGGCAAGCCTTGCAGATCCGTCCCTGGAATATCGATGTCCCAGGGAATGTTGGGCGGGTTGGCATAGATTCCGTGTTGAACGGCGCCCGGAACGGCCAGGGCTGCCGCCCGACAATCATTTATGAATGGTCCCAGGCGGCTCTGCTTGAGCAGGGATAGCAACTCGGCAAAAGATCCGGCCTGACGTGTGGGAATGCGAATCACGTCCGACTTTTCCAGAGTATGGTTATGATGACGGAATAGGGCGAAACGACTGTTGGTTCCGCCTATATCCGCCGCAAGGAAATACTGGGGGGAGTGCCGTGGCAAGGAATGTGGATTCAAAGTCATATCCGTGTTCGAAGTTGAAAAAAAAGATTCACAATTCGCGAGTATAGCGTGCAGCTTGTCGAAAAATACTCCTTTACGATAACGCACAGTGAGGGAGGAGACAACCGGATTGTCCCATTATTTGGTGACAGAGCAAAATAATACATTTTTATTTTGTTGCTTATGTCCGGGAAAGACATTCAAGTAAGATGGTTTGCTGAATAAGATGCTTGCCCTATCTTAACTCACGCTGTTAAAAGCGAGCGATTAGAATGCAATATTCAGATGAGTGGCCGTCGAATCAAATATCCTGATCG
This DNA window, taken from Desulfonatronum thiosulfatophilum, encodes the following:
- a CDS encoding glucokinase, which produces MTLNPHSLPRHSPQYFLAADIGGTNSRFALFRHHNHTLEKSDVIRIPTRQAGSFAELLSLLKQSRLGPFINDCRAAALAVPGAVQHGIYANPPNIPWDIDIPGTDLQGLPKTTIILNDFAAQAYACKTGAVDQAVPINEGRPDNQGVVGVIGAGTGLGHGMLVPLTEERYLALPSEAGHAAFAFTNHEERSYERFVMQRLGLDYVYADVIVSGQGLALLHHFHFGKKVLPHQAAAAMNDESPVLQWFTRFYGRVCRHFALNVLATGGMYIAGGVAAKNPILVQHPEFLREFHNNPNYGELLRDIPIFLNTNEDSGLWGAALAAQLAADVPQPAKLVQIDGKSS